The Plasmodium vinckei vinckei genome assembly, chromosome: PVVCY_06 genome contains a region encoding:
- a CDS encoding Ham1-like protein, putative produces MAEIYLVTGNESKRIEFSKMMNDEIKVQFVDIDIVEIQTNDIVEINESKAKTAYEILKKKKNLEPNKKIIVITDDIGLYMDCFNGFPGPYVKWMLKALGCEGLAEVSLKLGNTKCQVVCVYSAYDGENMRSFKGTTQGSISSPKGANGFGWDTIFKPENLDKTFGEITFEDKKKYSPRFKAFYQLKEFLFENLKQNI; encoded by the exons atggcggaaatatatttggtGACAGGAAATGAAAGCAAAAGGATcgaattttcaaaaatgaTGAACGACGAAATCAAGGTTCAGTTTGTCGACATAGATA TCGTCGAGATTCAAACAAACGACATTGTCGAAATAAATGAGAGCAAAGCAAAAACCGcatatgaaatattaaaaaaaaaaaaaaacttagaaccaaacaaaaaaataattgtcATAACAGATGATATAGGTCTATATATGGATTGTTTTAATGGTTTCCCAGGACCATACGT aaaatggaTGCTAAAGGCTTTAGGCTGTGAAGGACTTGCAGAAGTGTCCCTTAAGCTCGGa aatacTAAGTGTCAAGTTGTTTGTGTTTATTCAGCATATGATGGGGAAAATATGAGATCATTCAAGGGAACTACCCAA gGATCTATTAGTAGTCCTAAAGGAGCCAATGGCTTTGGCTG ggatacaatttttaaaccCGAAAATTTAGATAAAACCTTTGGTGAAATAACTTTTGAagataagaaaaaatactCTCCTCGTTTTAAGGCATTTTACCAATTAAAG gaatttttatttgaaaatctAAAACAGAACATATAA
- a CDS encoding ATP-dependent RNA helicase DBP7, putative, translated as MSKFKKLNKFKKKTKNDNKFSKNIKNGINKEKKSFNKKFKPKKFEKNNKKKYDKEENEIIGSDDDNEIEETSENSSDESGVNTNSNKILNSKVNDENTINLINNKSDIFEGLFSDLKNVLSESLLNTLEKNNFIKTTSIQKLSIPKIIKDNDVFLKSMTGSGKTLCYALPSVQKILNLKEKNNIKITREMGTFILVLSPTRELAIQINNLFCILTKAYPYIVVSCIIGGEKKKSEKTRIRKGISILTCTPGRLLDHLQNTKALKLTYLKTVILDEADKIIFLGTQDKIKMIYDLVKKIKYEEFKKVKDTPELVDIDTDKLELVSETFQMVFISATLNNAIKSLANYCLTNKTLWLEATSDKTNKILSGKDVSISFEPNINDKDDNYELPKQLKQHFILIDLKNKFLGLLYLLLECIKEKKKPVVFFSNYKSIEYFQLLLKNLYWPTDVKKKNIEVNKILNNEIKPILNKEDEILLKKHLEQSVMKQYKESIDNSLEGNKNKLQTSSLLNYKNINIDDIYIDDNKNNEYKNDNNMLYNINADTHKRVCMFENVNIYILHGNLPKEDRLGNFDDFSKNKNSILLCTDIASRGINFNDLDVVIQYDSPQVLEEYIHKVGRTARLNNEGTSYLFLLPEEKDFITLLKNKNIFVKTILGNEFINKLKKIYVPISLKSVGGNILNFLVNHFISIVKADPSLLEKGVNAFLASINSYHSISKELRNIFNSKNLHLGHLAYAYLLDKTPKEISNFRKHQTYLSIKRESTLNKKDKRFIQSNKFKKVKK; from the coding sequence ATGagtaaatttaaaaagttaaataaatttaaaaaaaaaacaaaaaatgataataaattttcaaagaatataaaaaatggaataaataaagaaaagaaatccttcaacaaaaaatttaaaccaaaaaaatttgaaaaaaataataaaaagaaatatgataaggaagaaaatgaaatcaTTGGAAGTGATGATGATAACGAAATTGAAGAAACGTCAGAGAATAGTTCTGACGAGTCAGGTGTTAATACAAATTCGAATAAAATTCTGAACAGCAAGgtaaatgatgaaaataccATAAACTtaataaacaataaaagTGATATATTTGAAGGCCTATTTtctgatttaaaaaatgtgttaaGTGAAAGTTTATTAAATACATTGGAAAAGAataatttcataaaaaCAACTAGCATTCAAAAGTTGAGTATAcctaaaataattaaagaCAATGATGTGTTTTTAAAATCTATGACTGGGTCAGGTAAAACTTTATGTTATGCCTTACCATCTGTtcagaaaatattaaatttaaaagaaaaaaataatataaaaataacaagaGAAATGGGaacatttatattagtTTTATCACCTACAAGAGAATTAgctatacaaataaataacttATTTTGCATTTTAACAAAAGCATATCCATATATAGTCGTTTCATGTATAATAGGaggtgaaaaaaaaaaatcagaaAAAACTCGAATACGAAAAGGAATATCAATATTAACATGCACACCAGGAAGATTATTAGACCATTTACAAAACACTAAAGCATTGAAattaacatatttaaaaactgTAATTTTAGATGAAGcagataaaataatatttctagGTACACaagataaaattaaaatgatatatgatctagttaaaaaaattaaatacgaagaatttaaaaaagtaaaagaTACACCTGAATTGGTAGATATAGATACAGACAAACTTGAATTAGTTTCTGAAACTTTTCAAATGGTATTTATATCTGCTACATTAAATAATGCAATAAAAAGTTTAGCAAATTATTGCCtaacaaataaaacattatgGCTCGAAGCTACAAgtgataaaacaaataaaatattatcggGTAAAGATGTATCGATAAGTTTTGAAcctaatataaatgataaagatGATAATTATGAATTACCTAAACAATTGAAacaacattttattttaattgatttaaaaaataaatttttaggtttattatatttacttttagaatgtataaaagaaaaaaaaaaacctgtcgtatttttttcaaactaTAAAAGTATCGAATATTTTCAACtccttttaaaaaatttatattggCCAACTGacgtaaaaaaaaaaaatattgaagttaataaaattttgaataatgaaataaaaccaatattaaataaagaagatgaaatattattgaaaaaacaTTTAGAACAGAGTGTAATGAAACAATACAAAGAAAGTATAGACAATAGTTTagaaggaaataaaaataaattacaaACATCAAgcttattaaattataaaaatataaatatagatgatatatatattgatgacaataaaaataatgaatataaaaatgataataatatgttatataatataaatgcagATACTCATAAAAGAGTGTGTATGtttgaaaatgtaaatatatatatacttcaTGGTAATTTGCCAAAAGAAGATAGATTAGGAAATTTCGATGACTTttcgaaaaataaaaattcaattCTTCTATGTACTGATATCGCATCAAGAggtataaattttaatgacTTAGATGTAGTGATACAATATGATTCACCACAAGTTTTAgaagaatatatacataaggTTGGTCGAACTGCACGATTAAATAATGAGGGAACatcttatttatttctattaCCAGAAGAAAAAGATTTTATAacacttttaaaaaataaaaatatatttgtaaaaactATTTTAGGCAATGAATTCATAAAtaagttgaaaaaaatatatgtaccTATATCTTTAAAATCAGTTGGAGGAAATatacttaattttttagtcaaccattttatttcaatagTTAAAGCAGACCCTTCACTTTTAGAAAAGGGTGTTAATGCATTTTTAGCATCTATAAATTCTTATCATTCAATTTCAAAAGAATTacgaaatatttttaattcaaaaaatttacatttaGGCCATCTTGCTTATGCATATTTGTTGGATAAAACCCCAAAAGAAATATCGAACTTCAGAAAGCATCAAACTTACTTAAGCATAAAGAGAGAATCCACTTTGAACAAGAAGGACAAGAGGTTTATCCAATCAAACAAGTTCAAGAAGGTGAAAAAGTGA
- a CDS encoding 40S ribosomal protein S5, putative, producing MEATSDIKLFKKWSYEDVNIADLSLVDCIAVSQKACVYTPHTAGRYQKKRFRKALCPIVERLVNSMMMHGRNNGKKLKAIRIVAYAFEIIHLMTGENPIQVFVNAVQKGGPREDSTRIGSAGVVRRQAVDVSPLRRVNQAIYLICTGARNAAFRNIKSISECLAEEIIHCANESSSSYAIKKKDEIERVAKANR from the exons atGGAAGCAACATCTGatataaaactttttaaaaaatggtcCTATGAGGACGTTAACATAGCTGATCTATCTTTg GTGGATTGTATTGCTGTATCCCAAAAGGCCTGTGTTTATACACCACATACAGCAGGACGTTATCAAAAGAAAAGGTTTAGAAAGGCATTATGTCCAATTGTTGAAAGATTAGTAAACTCAATGATGATGCACGGAAGAAATAAtggtaaaaaattaaaagctATAAGAATTGTTGCTTATGCTTTTGAAATTATCCATTTAATGACTGGAGAAAACCCAATACAAGTTTTTGTAAATGCTGTACAAAAAGGTGGACCAAGAGAAGATTCAACAAGAATTGGATCAGCTGGTGTTGTCAGAAGACAAGCAGTTGATGTTTCACCATTAAGAAGAGTTAACCAAgctatttatttaatttgtacTGGTGCAAGAAATGCAGCATTTAGAAATATCAAATCTATTTCAGAATGTTTAGCTGAAGAAATAATACACTGTGCCAATGAATCTTCAAGTTCTTATGCcattaaaaagaaagacGAAATTGAAAGAGTTGCTAAAGCTAATCGTTAA
- a CDS encoding secreted ookinete protein, putative, which produces MNKLLLISLFLYGVAAIRPFKGNYEEAAKTISEDLERKSKKNGTMNDKPFNLRENINYERKNNYELYTDIDGELKQQKFGVNEPRQILKKNMDDFRYLINDLEILFGVYKFNPRDKEKVLRETLKPESLCFTIMGLISNHLDELKVNNAPIYGLYIKGERNSNYEVDSTLGIYAILSNVTISVGNFTFPEMKNAPYQLPYLVGHYDSRTGFKNKDIAYLCPLPTFLIDVIRTTNFGLRVSYNGTDIDVKELFPITLSYALENKSLLPIYKEDSNHKDEKTKLLNILSKEAEDIPFRTVKDKSISGKGVKNPEERLLVSKSFFNSREQIKKFVSSSGKSPMDENSIALYFLALSQNALSKQKGFAMTRITNINVTNIQKTNTGYLSQYSIKLGLENNSSITINGVVNGKNIFVPSILEKNNTTVTSGSPSISFENIPYSYGIYVNEGGAGLVYLFADLVFNFNKAFPYNVNNLSMYVSSK; this is translated from the coding sequence atgaataaactATTATTGATATCTCTTTTTCTATACGGTGTTGCAGCTATAAGACCATTTAAGGGTAACTATGAGGAAGCTGCAAAAACTATAAGTGAGGACTTAGAAAggaaaagtaaaaaaaatggtacTATGAATGATAAACCATTTAACTTaagagaaaatataaattatgaaagaaaaaataactaTGAATTATACACCGATATTGATGGTGAATTAAAACAACAAAAATTCGGTGTAAATGAGCCAAGAcagattttaaaaaaaaatatggatgaCTTTagatatttaataaatgattTAGAGATCTTATTTGGTGTTTACAAATTTAATCCAAGAGATAAAGAAAAGGTATTAAGAGAAACTTTAAAGCCTGAATCATTATGTTTTACTATAATGGGATTAATATCAAATCATTTAGATGAACTCAAAGTAAACAATGCGCCAATTTAtggattatatattaaggGTGAAAGAAATAGTAATTATGAAGTAGATAGTACTTTAGGAATATATGCAATTTTATCTAATGTTACAATTTCCGTTGGAAATTTTACATTTCctgaaatgaaaaatgcaCCTTACCAATTACCATATTTAGTTGGACATTATGATAGTCGAACtggatttaaaaataaagacatCGCATACCTTTGTCCACTTccaacatttttaatagatGTTATAAGAACCACAAATTTTGGTTTAAGAGTATCTTATAATGGTACAGACATCGATGTAAAGGAATTATTTCCAATTACTTTATCTTATGCTTTAGAAAACAAAAGCTTGTTACCTATTTATAAAGAAGATAGTAATCACaaagatgaaaaaacaaaattgttaaatatattatcaaagGAAGCTGAAGATATACCATTTAGAACAGTTAAAGATAAAAGTATAAGTGGTAAAGGAGTTAAAAATCCAGAAGAACGATTATTAGTAtcaaaatcattttttaattcaagAGAAcagattaaaaaatttgtatcTAGCTCAGGAAAATCTCCTATGGATGAAAATTCAATAGCATTATATTTCTTAGCATTAAGTCAAAATGCTTTATCAAAACAAAAAGGTTTTGCAATGACTAGAAtaacaaatattaatgtaactaatattcaaaaaacgAACACTGGATATTTATCACAATATAGTATAAAATTAGGActtgaaaataatagtagTATTACTATAAATGGAGTTgtaaatggaaaaaatatatttgtaccAAGCATTCTTGAAAAGAATAATACCACAGTTACTTCAGGATCTCCCAGTATatcatttgaaaatattccaTACTCCTATGGAATTTATGTAAATGAAGGAGGAGCTGGTttagtttatttatttgcagATTTagtatttaattttaataaagcATTTCCATATAATGTAAACAATTTATCGATGTATGTATCGAGCAAGTAA